The uncultured Cohaesibacter sp. genomic sequence AAATCGGCAAAAAGTGTCGCGACGTGGTCAAAGATAAACAGGGTGAAAATGCTGTCGCCGGGGCCCGTACCCCACAGGCGGCTGAACTGGTGAATGATGAAGCGTCAAATGGCTATTTCAAGAGTGATGCGCTGCCTGTCCCTCGCAGGGCTGGTCGCCTTTGCCGGATATGGCACCGCCTATGCTTTTGATCCCAGAACCATGCAGGATGGTGGTGCGCTTGCTGCGGATGCTTTCCGCTTCGGAGCGCAAGCCTACAAGTTTGGTGACAAGAGTGCCGCCGTTGATGCGCTGACCTATGCTGCGCACAATGGCCACATGGCATCCAAGTGGAAGCTGGGCAACATGTATCTGGAAGGGGACGGCGTGTCTCAGGACCGCAGCCGTGCCTTCGATTTGTTCAACGATATTGCCGCTCGCTACGGCGATGCCCGTCCCGGATCGGTCGAGGCTCGCTATGTCTCCAATGCCTTCGTGAAGCTGAGTGAATTCCTTCGCGTCGGCATCGACGACAAGCTGAAGGCGGATCCGCAAAAAGCACGGGAATTCCTACATTATGCAGCGTCCTATTTCCGCGATCCCGATGCGCAATATAATCTGGCGCTGTCCTTCCTTGGCAACTCGGATGGCAAATCCGACGCCCGGCAGGCAGCTCGCTGGCTGAACAAGGCTGCGTTGAAGGGCCATGTCATGGCTCAGATGCAGCTTGGTGATCTGTTGCTTGAGGGCGACAGAGTGCCACGGCAGCCGGTCAACGGTCTCAAGTGGCTGACCATCGCGCGGATGCTCGATGCGGGCAACCCGATCGTTATGGATCGGCAGGAAGCCGCCTTTGCGCTTGCCGATGAGGAAACGCGCAAGAAAGCGGTCGAGCTGGCTGAAGCGTGGGTCAACGGCAGCAATCCGTAAGCAGATTTTCTGAAGAGATGCACGAGGGGAAACGACGGACGGGCAAAAAGTGTCCCGTCCGCTCGGTTCAGGCCGCCTGACAATCAAGCGAGAGCATGACCGGTACGTGATCGGAGGGTTTCTCCCAATCGCGCGTGTCTTTCTGGATTTCGCAGCCTGCGAGCCAGTCGGCGGCTTCCGGTGACAGCAGGTGATGATCGATGCGGATGCCGTTGTTCTTCTGCCACGCGCCGGCCTGATAATCCCAGAAGGAATATTGATGGGCGGTGTCGTCGCAGGCGCGATAGGCCTCGGTGAGGCCGAGCATCTTCAATTGCCGGAACATCTCGAGGGTTTCCCGCCGATAGAGCGCATCTCCCCACCATGCATCATGATTATGCACATCCTCGGCTGTGGGGATGACATTATAATCGCCTGACAGCACGAACGCCTCTTCGAGCTCAAGGCGCTGCCGTGACCAGTCGATCAGGCGCTTCATCCAGTCAAGCTTGTAAGGGTATTTGTCACTGTCGACAGGGTTGCCATTGGGTAAATAGAGGCTGACGACCCGTAGAGGGCCCTTGTCAGTCGCCAGAATGCCTTCGATGAACCGGGCCTGTTCGTCCTCATCGTTGCCGGGGAGGCGGCGGTTGACTTCCTCGAACGGTGTCTTGGAGAGCAGGGCGACGCCATTGAAGCCCTTCTGGCCGTGTGTTTCGACATTGTAGCCGAGCGCCTCGAGATCGGCGCGGGGGAAAGCCTCGTCTACCGACTTGATTTCCTGCAGGCAGGCCACGTCAGGCTTTTCTTCTTCCAGCCAGCGCACGAGATTGGCTCCGCGAGCCTTGATGCCGTTGATGTTCCAGGTCGCGATGCGCATGGTGTGTCCCTGTCGTGTTCGGGTCTTGGTCTGGCAGGTGAGGGGTCAGATCGCGAAGCTGGTGCCGCAGCCGCAGGAAGCGGTGGCCAGCGGGTTCTTGATCTGGAAGGACTGGCCCATGAGATCGTCGACAAAGTCGACGGCCGAGCCTTCCATATAAGTCTGTGACATGGGGTCGATGACCAGAATGGCGCCGTCCCGTTCGATGACAAGATCATCGTCTTCGCGAGTGGTGACGAGGTCATAATTATACTGAAATCCGGAACAGCCGCCGCCGCTCACCGAAATGCGCAACATGGAGCCTTCGCTCTCTTTGGAGAGGATGGTGGCGATTCGGCGGATGGCGCTGTCGGTTACCGTGATTGTATTCGACATGATTTGCGTTCCTGTCTTAGTGGGCGAGATGTCTCTTGCCCATGCGAGTTTGCCGTCATTTTGCCCCGTGTGGTCACTGATTTGATGGGATGTGGCCGGAAGGGGTGTCAGTTGATCTTATGATCCTTGACAGCCGAGAAATCAAAGTTTTATGCCTTTCTAGGCCTGTCACACGACGGTATGTTATAGCTGATAGTTAAGGGTGAAATGCCCCCAGTCAACCCTTAACCCAACGGTCTGGGCATCGGTCAGGGGTAATTTTCGAAGAAAGATTGGAAGACACAATGAATCCTGCGATCGGATTTGGTGCACAGCCGCGTGCTGTTTATGCGGTTCAGCCCGGAGACAGCAAGGGGCGCCTCTATCCCGAAGCCTCAAGCCCGACGCGAACGGATTACCAGCGTGACCGCGACAGAATCATTCATAGCTCAGCCTTTCGCCGTCTCAAATACAAGACGCAGGTTTTTCTATATCACGAGGGAGATCTCTACCGTACGC encodes the following:
- the erpA gene encoding iron-sulfur cluster insertion protein ErpA, with the translated sequence MSNTITVTDSAIRRIATILSKESEGSMLRISVSGGGCSGFQYNYDLVTTREDDDLVIERDGAILVIDPMSQTYMEGSAVDFVDDLMGQSFQIKNPLATASCGCGTSFAI
- a CDS encoding tetratricopeptide repeat protein, encoding MAISRVMRCLSLAGLVAFAGYGTAYAFDPRTMQDGGALAADAFRFGAQAYKFGDKSAAVDALTYAAHNGHMASKWKLGNMYLEGDGVSQDRSRAFDLFNDIAARYGDARPGSVEARYVSNAFVKLSEFLRVGIDDKLKADPQKAREFLHYAASYFRDPDAQYNLALSFLGNSDGKSDARQAARWLNKAALKGHVMAQMQLGDLLLEGDRVPRQPVNGLKWLTIARMLDAGNPIVMDRQEAAFALADEETRKKAVELAEAWVNGSNP
- the xth gene encoding exodeoxyribonuclease III, with protein sequence MRIATWNINGIKARGANLVRWLEEEKPDVACLQEIKSVDEAFPRADLEALGYNVETHGQKGFNGVALLSKTPFEEVNRRLPGNDEDEQARFIEGILATDKGPLRVVSLYLPNGNPVDSDKYPYKLDWMKRLIDWSRQRLELEEAFVLSGDYNVIPTAEDVHNHDAWWGDALYRRETLEMFRQLKMLGLTEAYRACDDTAHQYSFWDYQAGAWQKNNGIRIDHHLLSPEAADWLAGCEIQKDTRDWEKPSDHVPVMLSLDCQAA